A window of Macadamia integrifolia cultivar HAES 741 unplaced genomic scaffold, SCU_Mint_v3 scaffold2885, whole genome shotgun sequence genomic DNA:
acacctgtttgggttccctgagagctaaaatcagatcaagtaaccctaaaaatctcaggtatgaaacatacacaccaaataattgggctaaaaaatttaatatgtacatctagcagataaactacacaataaataTACATCTAGCaaataaaacacacaagagtcacaaccgtaactatattcctatcctttgggctaagaatgcactggttctcttgtaaatccaaatttagtgtgaaaatacaattacttttatcacatatgggcttagaaacctctaagttatagtcctttccatacatgtattttctttaacttgggtgacatcgcTTTTGGGAAAATGTCATCTACTTTGCTgcgcttggaaaaactatgaaagaataggatgtgccactttggtggattccacccaatcctttcatagcttcctagaaatatactaTGCAGCATAAAATGTGTGAAAGCTCACACACaatttaattctaacatatttatccatcatagggtgtttcaaacaaaacatacaagtacaaaatgacattaaTATAAATTTACTATATCTTTaagtcataaataatttttcaatattatgataataataaatcaatgcaaaacttaaatagttcttttgcatgaaaaacaatatagtacactaaatttattctcccactggcaacctagtatactgacattctactagtaacatcttcctactagcaacctagtataccgaatttatcctcccactggtcgagccacataaaacagCTCAAGATCCATACTTCTATCATCCCACTTGGTTCGACTAATCATAAATTAATctatttattggagaacacaattcgttaaatgtgacatacatataaacttgttcacataagcccaaaaacaaaagaaaaccaaacatttatcaattaatattcataaataggttttccaaaagaacaatggcagtgtttgagaacttggtattggattgattaaaatcgatactaatccaacccaaccaatccgaattgatccaatcggaatacaaaaataatacattaaataaacctataacctatggtCATAGTTATGAAACCCTCAAccaccctattgccattgatcaactgtccaataccttttagggcaAAATCTTtactttaaaagcataataccaaactattgatttcgttttcctagtatagaaaactaggtctttgaggcatatatagacctccatattctcaagccacttttaaagacattcagtttaatggttcaactcaaggaagaatatttcattcaatatttaattaatgcatgtaacgtcaataaaattaaaaccaatattacatcactaaccattaaacataaccagagtgtcaaccgaactacattctcaacctttgggtctagaatgcactggtccactcaaaaacATACAATGACcatgggagctcttcaacttcgaaaattactatcacttttggatgaatagcaacttctaggttaaggtctgcctagagtacacttgcatttatgcttatctttgataatgtcacatttgggcaagcattacctaattcctgccaataattttctatctctttgaaaataagacaaaatctTTGAGTTGCAAACATAttgcagtaatcttagattttgcCACTTTGATGGGTTCCATCcattccactgcaatagcttacaactacgtctgacagcttaaatttgtgggttatttaaacatgaactaaatatcatttaaatgtaaaagaacaagTATGTAAATATTagcaaaataaacattacaatgctcaattatcaattacttcaagagtgtcaaccggaactacattcctgacctttgAGTCTGAAACATGCTGGTTCACTCAAGTTTCtactattactgcgagacttcttctaactttcgaaaaataccaccatctttggatggacatcatcttctaggttgagaaatccctattatgtttttcactttctttaactttaacttttctttgataatgtcagcTTTGGGTGAATCATAGCAACCTTGCTATCAACCATTATTCTTTGTATTTTaaaacaaagaagacctttgatttgtattctattacaataaggttgaactttaccactttggtggattccatctaatcttactgcaatagtctacaaattcattccggcagctaaaagtgggaatgtttaagcatgaataaaaaaaaaaatattcataaacaaaagcatgaactatcattaccaagaataaacaagttcatattctgatatgcaagtaatgtatgagttgattttcttttatttcttccaattaataagaaaattatgaagaatcattaaacatccatacttgtaacttatacaaaatagactataaaatttgatcaaaactagactcataatatatcaaaacgaagagcacaaAAAATTgaactcaacgcaaaaaaccaaggtgaaaaattcttcaccattttcctgtacgagccatttgaagttgcagaaaaaaatggatcaaaatcaatctagtttcccaaaccaaccggttcggccaactGGTCTAATCCAGTTCGGGCATATTAGTCCTAGGTCAAAAATCGGGTCAAACCTGGTTGTCTTCGGGTCGGTTGTTTGGGTCAAAATTCGGGTCGAATGGTCAACCTCTGACCGAGTCAAACaggttggtcatgagttgacccaatacctccgggtcaactcggtagggtttccgagttgacccggcgatgactcactgccttttttttttaatacttttttttctctctccttctgtaGCCAGTTTTCGATGGTGCGTGTCGATGCGTTTGGAGGACTCCAATGACGTGCGGTATACCGCCATGACTGTCTTTTTGTtctctacaactttcatgaagaaagttttttgaTCCGAAACTTTTAAGTTGtgataaaattatgattttcatgatttgtgacccaaaccctatacgaaatcaatttttctttgatttttcttgattctaacactataaggcttggctctaataccaattgttggagatcctttaccatattaaacatatgaataaccctatagtgtttagaatacatgaatcatcaaccaatcataaaagattaatcctGACTATAGTCCATAAACCAATAACAATAAAGTattcccatcttaaaatacataaccatatagatttaccatatctataataaacaatgggacatccatgacattaaccataaatgggaatagagaagtacctgtgtaAGCTTAGAAGCCCTATgagcatagatcatgaacctctgtcccatgtggttaaacattactcccatgaagatgacaatgacaaactatgcaagtggagtccttctactgaaatcttctgcagcctcttactctagggtttcctctctttctgtgcacttgctcttgtaagaaagccgtgctcccaaaaccaataaggcattaagtaatggctacagggaccgtcagtattctatttgtaatagaatccctaaaaccctattccactctcacaatggaaagagctaggggtTTCTTACTTAGAGTGAGTCTATTATTGCTTGggtccaatggatcaatcggtatcagttaagcccacataaaaatcctaacaggaTTTACCTTCATTTCTTTTGCACCGAATGCACGCATCATCGGGAATGCTATCCATAGGCTGTACTATTTAGGCATGATCTGGCCTAGACACAATTGACTCCACTCACATCTTACAAATTTAAATCATTTTCCCAAGACAAGTAGTTATGTCCTGCCCGGTTAGCTTCGGGTGTTTTATTACTCAACAGGCTTAAGTTCTATAGGTAGCATTGCATGTCAACTAATGTGACTTGGTCAtagtaatataaaaataatgatGAATACGTCCAAAACGGATCATTAAGAATTCAAAATCTTAGATATAATGATTGGTAATTAAACAGGTTAATCTCTTCATCATGTGaaatttatattaaattaaTAATATGTAAACTAATTTATATGGAGTAGTACTGCTCTCAAATATAAGAATGAAGCACCTTAAAAATATAGCTACCATACAATATATTCAATTTGTTCTACTGGGGTGCTCTGTTCTTTACGGGCACAACCTCATTTTCAGgtaaaattttcttcctttttctgatCAATCACTTGTTAGATCTGCAAGAAAGAAACTTATCCATTTAATTTTTGGTATCTATAGTGAGGTATGTAGACTATTATTTTCAtatctaattacctttttaaTTCCATATCTAATTAATGGGTTTTTGAATATTGTTGATAGAATTGAAGGATGGACGAGGAGGGAGAAACCCATGCTCATTCTATAGACATTAATGATTCTATCAAAACAAAACTTTCTGTGAGGAGGTCCAATCCATCGTTGGTAGTACCAATTTCTTGTGTTTACAGAGTCCATAAAAGAATTCACAAAATGAACGAAGATGCCTACACACCAGATATAGTCTCCATTGGTCGTTATCACTGTGGTATGGAAAACTTGCAAGCCATGGAAGATCTCAAGTTACAATACCTACAGACATTGCTAGATCGAACAAGAGAGAGAACCAGTTTGGAGGAATATGTGGAAGCTCTCAAGAAGTTAGAAGATGAAGCCCGTGGGTGTTACTCAGAACCCATCAAGTTAAGTAGTAATGAATTCATTGAAATGATGCTTTTTGATAGCTTCTTCATCAAAGaattattttggaaaaattttaaTTCACAATATTTCTGGATAGATGATAATGATCTTATCTTCTATTCCAAATCAAGAAGTGCAATCATTGTGCGTGACTTGGTATTGCTTGAAAATCAAATACCCATGTCAATTCTTGAAAAATTATTCAATCTTAGTATGGATCCTAAACATGATTCTCTCCCACTCATCAAAATGGCTCTCTATTTCTTCAGTGTATTGATTCCTCAAGCTATGCACAAGTATCCTCAAAAAAAGGATAATATTGAAGTAGTAGTACATAACCATTTACTGGATCTGTTAGCCTACACACTTGATAGTCCCCTTAGAGTGGTCAAGATGCCAGACTTAAGAACAACAGTAGAAGCTCTACCATGTGTGACAGAGCTCCTTTGTTCTGGGGTTAGGTTCAAGAAAGAGCCCCAAATATAATGGTAGCTTGATCGATATAAAGTACAATGAAGGAGTCATTGAAATCCCTCAATTATGTGTTCATGACTTCACAGAATCCTTTTTTCGGAACCTTATGGCTTATGAGCAATACCGTTTTGGAGGTACTGCTTACATAACATCATATGCAACTTTGATGGATTACCTTGTTAACTCTGTTGATGATGTAGCATTTCTCCGTGACTCTGGAATTATTGTCAATCAACTGGGTGATGATTATAAGGTCTTCTCTCTGTTTAGCAATCTCTGTAATGAAATCTCCAGTACTGATTTCTATTACAATGAATTGTGTGACAAAGTGAATGAATATTACAAAAGGAGAAATCACAGATGGAAAGCAACTTTGAAAAGGGATTATTGTGACAATCCATCGAAGATTATTTCGGTGGTTACAGCAATTCTATTACTCTTTCTCACTGCATGGGGTACCATATTTACCACACTACCGTTCTTCAATGTTCATGCTTAAACCACTGTCTGCTAGGGCTGGTGGTGTTTGCTTAAACCACCGTTCTATTACTCTTTCTTCTGTTGTAACTTTTGGAAGAGTTTCCTACACCAGtagtgtgaattttttttttttttttgtcacatgGAAGTTTCTAAATAGAGATTTAATGTAAGCTGTAGTTCTTAAAATTTTGTTGGTaataattaatataattatttattagATTGTTGTGTTTCACATTTTGATACACTAcactaaaatggaaaaaaggaaCTTGTATCTAACCATGTCAAAGCATCTTGGTCGATACAACCCAATAAGGCAAATATTGATCAATATCATTCGAGAAACTTGATTTGCATGAagcaaaaccagaaaaaaatagAGGTATGCTAGCAATCAATAATCAAGCGCTAAAACACTATTGAAACTCAGATCTATTTTGATTTGAGGTTTGAGCTAGCATGACTATGTTAAACGGAGGTCTTGAATAATCCATTACAAAGGAgggatttgatttagattgaaggaactaaaagagcatATCCAAAATGATCATAGGAGAAGTAGCGAGAGaaaacatgcatagcttagtCCTTaattgtatcaagtatgacctcgaatagagttgattggagggtaaggatcatggagccaaccccatttagttgg
This region includes:
- the LOC122067382 gene encoding UPF0481 protein At3g47200-like, with product MDEEGETHAHSIDINDSIKTKLSVRRSNPSLVVPISCVYRVHKRIHKMNEDAYTPDIVSIGRYHCGMENLQAMEDLKLQYLQTLLDRTRERTSLEEYVEALKKLEDEARGCYSEPIKLSSNEFIEMMLFDSFFIKELFWKNFNSQYFWIDDNDLIFYSKSRSAIIVRDLVLLENQIPMSILEKLFNLSMDPKHDSLPLIKMALYFFSVLIPQAMHKYPQKKDNIEVVVHNHLLDLLAYTLDSPLRVVKMPDLRTTVEALPCVTELLCSGVRFKKEPQI